The Cuculus canorus isolate bCucCan1 chromosome 3, bCucCan1.pri, whole genome shotgun sequence DNA window CTCTTCGGTTTCATAATTTAGGTGGTTGTTGCTTTGCTGCAGTTCAGCAAAACGCAAACATTCTTGAGAAATACTCTTGCGTGCTTCTCaaacctcttccttttcttatcaTCTGATTCCTGTCTCTATCATCTAcaatcttgaaaagaaaaaaataaattggtgctttactttttcttaaGCATTGCTGCTTTATAAGTTAAAGTATCTGTCTGAATGCGATGTAGGGCTTAACTGAAGAATGGACCTTATGTCCAGCAGCTGTATTTTCGGTGTAGTATCACTTGTTAACATTGTGTGTGGTGGATCAGTCTCTAAATGTcccagcaaaatattttttttgaatgcCTATTGGTAAGTCCTGCTAAAAGGTAGAGATAGATGAGCTTGAGGTAGAACACTCTTCTAGCGAGTCTGCTTTCTTTGTACCTCTTGTGTGGAAGGTCTTATCTCTCTACTGGAGCAGGCTAGTGGGATGGAAGAGCTGATGTTGTCCCTTATGTGCCAGCTGTAGTAATTGAAAATTATGTAGAGGCATTTGATTTGTATACATGGTGATTGGCTCCCTTCTATAGTAGAAAGCTGACAGAACTCTGGGTTTCACTTAACAGTCTTTGCTCCTTTGTCTATGAGGAAAACCACTGTGGACTACAGCTCCTAAACCAGGAAATGGACTTTGCTTAATGGTGCTTTGGGGTTCTGAGCCTATGATGCTCTCTGACTGGTTGTCATTGTTCCTGGCTCAGACATCTGTTGGTTCACATCCTGATTTGTGAAAATTTCACTGCTGTGATTTGATACTTTGGGTTTTCTTAAGTGTAAATCAGAAGTGTTTCAAAAATCACAATTCATTAAATCTAGTGAGTCTTCTCAAGTGAGAAGAGATCCAGCTATGTTAATGCTATAGTTTTTCTCCATTGTGATTTTATGAAATCACAGAACTATGAAGTATTTCAAGTTACGAGGCTTTAATATCTCGATTTTAGTCAGTGCCAGTGTTTCTATTAATACTGGAAGTAAAATCCCACTGATCTGGTAAAGGGATGAAGGTGCTTTATGTACACTAGAAACAATACTCTCAATTCGCTGCTGAGttgttttaaagtgaaattattttttttgaagaaaaataaataatacatgtacctttttattgttttttggggttttttttctgtaggaagtAGTGGTAATGTAAGCCTCACAGAATGTATTTCAAGGTTTCCCAGCATGAGATCTAGATGCAATTGCAAGCTTCTGATTTCAAAAATGGAACATTTGTCAGGGATTTGtcttaataaaataatagcCAGTTACttgaaagatgttttctgagaCCAGGTTAGGAAGTAGGAGAGCTGTGGTTGGACCAGGACATCATTTTAAACGTGGCTAATAAGAGAGAGACGGATGTCATGGCTGGACAAGTCCTTACATACATTATTGCAATAAAGATATAATTTGTGTCTGTGCACACATTTGTTTTACGTTGAAAGATGTGTTTCAATATGTAGTGCGACAAGCCACACTTAATGATTTTGTGCTTCTTCAAATGCTAATGCTGTGAGGATTGTTTTAGGATATCACCTCTTTCCATGCGAGTTGCAAGTCTGGAGTAGAGCTTGCAGTAGAAATGAGATTCCCAGGTAGACAGCTTGCCCAAGTGCTGGCTTTGCATTAAACTGCAGTGGGTCCAATAACATTAGGGTGGCAGGGCAGATAGTAGTGCCTACTATTTCAAAGATTGACTGACTCCGTTCacagttttaaggaaaatggAAACCAAGAAGTTTCTGTGGACAGAAACAAGAGTTGGCAAATACCTTTAGTATTTCAtgagaagcagcattttgtaCTGGTAGAATTCATAAGGAACTATAGGGGCTAATTGCCAGTGCACCTCTGCTTTACTGTTTGCTTGTAATAGGCATTTTTTAGTCTCATGGTTAAGGTCTTTGAATAGCTGGCCATATGGTGATACAGCTCCTTTTGTGTGATCCAGAGAGGTTTCTCTGTAGCTGTGCCAACAGTAATGTGCTCTTGATGCTGTAGTGTTATGTTGTGCTGTTAAGGCCACACGTACCGTGTTCTAGGCTTCCACATAAACTGGTGGAAAAAGGGATATGGTTTTATTGCAGTCGAGAGCCTAATTAATTGAAATGCCAAATTGCATACTGGAAGCTGAGGAAACTACTTTAAGCCTCTGCAAGTGCTGTTTAGCCTTATTTTACAGCCCCAGAGGCAGAATTGGATCTGTCGCTTGCTGGCATGGCAAAGGAAAGATTGTTTTGGGAGCATAGACCCTTTTTTGCCCTCTGCCTCTGTAGTTGCAAGCAGTTGCTAAGACTGACTAACTGCAGAATGTCAGAATTCACTATCCAGGCAAAATAAGCCTTGACAGAAAATCATCTTGTGCTTCTGGACTTCTGGCATACTCTCTCCATTTCATTCCTTAATACCACGGTTGTGTGTATCTCTGGATTTGTCTGGCTGTTTTTTCAGATGAAGATATCAAGAAATATAAGTGCAAGTTTTACTGCTTTGGTAGAGGATCAGGTCTCTGAATCGGCTACTATTTCAAACATAAAGCTCTGCATTTTGGCTGACCTTACCTATTGGAAAGACTAAgtgctttttggttttatgctgCGCTTTTACAAATGCCTGTGATGTAAAGTGGATCAGGTGGTATGCCTGTGCCTTGTAAAAGTcaagaaacaatttctttcacTATTGGAGCAAACACTAAATTCTTATGTTGAGGAGGTAGTTCATATTAGGAAAGAAATTGGTCTGGGGAGCTCGAAAGCTTCAGGTTCTGTAAGTTATGCGTTTGTGATTTGCTCTTTGCTGGCCACTTTCTAGGACTTCCTCCTTTGTCCCCAAACACGATGAGCAATTTGTGAactaacttttatttttaaatcaagctGCTGATAGGGAATTTTCAGGTTGTTGCAGGGAACgtttttcaagcttttcagCAGTAACAGAATACAAGATTTTTTAGTGGTGCTTATGGATTTACAGATTTAGTCTATCCCTGGCAAAAGCAGAGGTGTGAAGTAGGGTACTAGATATATGCTTTAATTGAGATTATCTTTAAAGTTGAAGAGGAAGAGGTACTGCTGCAGAACCTGCATCTGCTTTAATTTCTGAGACAACGAAGAGATGTACGCAGGTCGTGGCCACAGATATGTCTGTTTGAGATGAGAGGAAGAACAATGATTTTAAGTCTCTAGGTGATGTTTTGGGTGGGTGAGTGATAACTGGTCGACGGTCGGATGTGTTAACCTGCTTAACTTGACATGAATGCCAGGAAATCTCACGTGTTTGGTGTGCTGAAGAAGCACTAGTTTTGCCAGTATGTTTACTAACATAATTGTCTTTCTAACTTATTATGCTAGTCTAGTGTAAACATAACGCCAGCTTCTTCAAAGAAACCTCAGTCTCTTCTAATTTCTTCATACCTGATATTTCTAAGAGATGCCTGACTTAAGAACCGGCTAAGCATCCTCAATCCTTAAAGATGTTGTGTCAGCATATGGTATTCAGTGAGTCACAAGGCTAACTGTATTATGGCTGgtgtggggaggaaaaaaggtaaggtttatttaaaataaaattaaaaggctTGTGTTTGTCTTGAATTTGATGTTATCTTTATAAGCTTCCATGAGAGTGTTTAATAGTTACAATGAAGTAGGAGAAATTCTGGTaggaaagcagtgaagaaatatgCGTTGTGTTTAACTGGCAAGAGGTTTACTGAagcatttttactgtttttctttcagttgatGCTGATGAGATAAAACGACTAGGAAAGAGATTTAAGAAGCTTGATTTGGACAACTCTGGCTCTTTGAGTGTGGAAGAGTTCATGTCTTTACCTGAATTGCAACAGAATCCATTAGTACAGCGAGTAATAGATATATTTGACACAGACGGAAATGGAGAAGTAGACTTCAAAGGTAAGACTTAGTGCTTTGTGACAGGTGATGGCTTTGTATCAGAATTCCTGGAGCTTTGGAATACAAATTTTGCTTCAGCTGAGAAGGCGAGAAGAAAACTGAGGggagaagaaaacttttttatCAACATAAGGTGCTAATTCCTAGTGAAAGTGAATACCACTAAGAGTTTCTCTGGTGCATGAGGGGAATGCACTCCTGAATTAAATGCTTAAGAGTAGATTGTTTAGTGATAGCTTTCCAGGTCATACTGATTTAGGACCGCTCATTAAGTATCTCTTAAAGTACAGTAATTCAGACTCTTAATTGTTGTGCTTTCTGAAGTATATTCTTAGGCTGAGAGACTATGAAAAAAGTGGGTAGAGTGTGTAAGTTGTACTTAGTCATGTGTTGCTATGAGATCTCTTTTGGAGTGTTTTTAGTTCAGAACTGTGAACGTGCTCCAAAATTTTATGTTGATATTTCCTTTACAAGGTTCTTATTTGTGATCTTAGGTAGACGattcaaatgaaaaccaaaagttTTGATTTAGTATGTTCTTCCTAAATTTCAggcttattttaaatattcatgatTTTTAATCTGCTGGcccttttaaaaattctttattacTACTTTAACATAAAGTAGTGGCTGACCCTTAGATGTGATACTGTCTAACTTCTGTTCAAGGTAATACTTATCTATTATTGCTCATGACTAGAAAAGGTTAATCGGATATTCTTGAGGGATTCTTTTAGTTGGAGGAAGTTATTGAATCTCATTTATATTGGCAGGCAgacattttcaataaaatgttaACTTACAAAAGCTGCTAACTTATACAGAAGCCTTTAAATTTCTATAGGGAGAATCGCAGTGGAACTGGAATGTTGCATTTTTGAGACTTCCTTAGTGTCTGTTTTCAAAGCACTAAATTTTTTATGTAACTGTCCAAAACTCCCTTGTGAAAAATAGGCAGTGATGAAAGATGATGGTATATTGTATTTGACATTGAGCTGTGATTAATATAATTACTGAGAGCTGTTCCTCTTGGGTGGGAACAGGAAGCTGTCAAAATCAATTTTCCATAGTAAAATTATGCTGCTGCAATAAATGGCAATTAATTATGTTGTTGTCATCTGGCCAAActtgattaatttaatttctttatttcagtcttGGAGGGAAGCTCAAAGGAAAGGTTTTTAACTGAAAGAGAACAAGTTTAGATTGGCtataaggaagactttttttttttttgtggtgagggtggggaggcaccgGAATGgatttcccagggaagttgtggatgtcccatctctggaggtgttcaaggccagattggatgaaacttggagcaacctgatccagtgggaggtgtccttgcccatgcAGTGGGTTAGACTTGGGTGGTCTTTAAACCCTTCCAAGGCggaccattctgtgattctatgaaaattactAGTGCGAGGAAACTTGAATTCTTTCgttgaaagacattttttagaTTAATATGTAAGCATaattgtaaaaacaaaaataatcaagttaTCTGTCAAGCATGTTGTTAATAAATGATATAGGGAGTAttgatttaatttcataaaactTGTTTAAACGGTTGTAGGCCTTTCAACCTGTATTGCTGTACCTCCATATCACTTCTACACTAATTAAACTTCCAGTTCTGCACTGTTGTCATTTTAGCCACCCAGAGCTCTAGGCAGTCTAGTTAAAGGATTACATCCAGAAACATCACTTGCCagggtgttttatttttttggcaacTCAAGAGTTTGCTTGTGTTATCATGGCTTCTTTGTTaaactttgaaaatatgttaaattttctttttaccctTATagattacatttttcctttatggcttccaataaaattttctttttaccctGTTTCttatagaaaattatttttattggagggtgggaaaggggaggagaCTTTATTTTAGAGcaattttcagtttcatgtaATTCCTGGTTCAAGTTGAGAAACCAATCATGAGAGGAGCTGTATTGATTAGAATCTTCACTGGAGAGGCTTTAGTAGAGATGTTGATGGAGTTTTAGACCAGATTCTGTTCACAATTTAGTTCAGAATTACTTAATGGCGTGAACAATTCTGTCCAGTGAGCACAGGGCTGGATTTGAAATACTTCCCACTAATGATCATTACAGTATCGAAGTATACAGTCACTTAATTGTCACAAGGTAGacagtattttaaagactttacactaatttagattatttttacagtttctgAAGACTTCTAAATGTTGATTTCCatggtttattaaaaaaacGCACATTTTTTGTAcatgtttttcttgtgttctaTAGAATTTATAGAAGGAGTCTCCCAGTTCAGTGTCAAAGGAGACAAGGAACAGAAGTTGAGGTGTaagtattttgattttccttAACAAAAAGGTTTTGATACTGGAAAGTACACTGACTCTGTGCAAAAAACTTACAATCCACGTTTATgatttcccatttttaaaaaaaaaattggatttgCTGTTTTCTCCACGTTTAACAGTGCAGTAGAACAACACGAAATTCCTGTTTGAGAATTGCATCTTAGGAACActgaaggtggggagggatAGGTTCGGTCATGGATGTAGCTCTCAGTAACTAAGATGTAATTATaatcaggaaagaaatctgctctgctggaagtgtttaaaaataaattcactcTTAATAACAAATTGTTTGCAGCGAATTAAGTTGTAATTTTTTCCGCTTGTAAATGAACTGCTACCTGGGTGCTTATTTTCTGATGGTGAAGTTTTTCTAGAGTTCTTTTACTGCTGATGCTAAACTAATTTCAGTCGACGTTTCTAAAGTgagtttattcttttaaataccttagTAGCACCGTTTATTGTATTGTTTCTGATgccacttgtttttctttgctcagtTTGTACAGGATTGTGTTGCTGCTTATTGTTAATACAGAGCACACGATTGTGTATTGCTCTTCCCCAACAACATTTGTTACTGAAagttttacatatatatatgttttactTCTGCAGTTGCTTTTCGCATCTATGATATGGACAAAGATGGTTACATCTCGAATGGAGAGCTCTTCCAGGTTCTGAAGATGATGGTTGGGAACAATCTCAAAGACACTCAGTTACAGCAAATTGTAGATAAAACCATAATTAATGCAGATAAGGATGGTGATGGAAGAATATCTTTTGAAGAATTCTGTGCTGTAAGTAACCTCTAAAGAAAACTTTGATCATttggaattttaaaaaagggagggaaaaccCACTAAACAGTATGAAGGGTAAGAGCGTAAAGCAGTGTGTCTTCTGACCTGGCAACAGCCACCCTTTGACACAGCTTTATTATGgattacatttttcctttatggcTTCCAATAGAATATCCTGCTTTATGACATAATAAGCAAGTCATGAATCGGTTC harbors:
- the PPP3R1 gene encoding calcineurin subunit B type 1 isoform X2 yields the protein MAGVGRKKVDADEIKRLGKRFKKLDLDNSGSLSVEEFMSLPELQQNPLVQRVIDIFDTDGNGEVDFKEFIEGVSQFSVKGDKEQKLRFAFRIYDMDKDGYISNGELFQVLKMMVGNNLKDTQLQQIVDKTIINADKDGDGRISFEEFCAVVGGLDIHKKMVVDV
- the PPP3R1 gene encoding calcineurin subunit B type 1 isoform X3, encoding MCSHFDADEIKRLGKRFKKLDLDNSGSLSVEEFMSLPELQQNPLVQRVIDIFDTDGNGEVDFKEFIEGVSQFSVKGDKEQKLRFAFRIYDMDKDGYISNGELFQVLKMMVGNNLKDTQLQQIVDKTIINADKDGDGRISFEEFCAVVGGLDIHKKMVVDV
- the PPP3R1 gene encoding calcineurin subunit B type 1 isoform X1 — translated: MGNEASYPLEMCSHFDADEIKRLGKRFKKLDLDNSGSLSVEEFMSLPELQQNPLVQRVIDIFDTDGNGEVDFKEFIEGVSQFSVKGDKEQKLRFAFRIYDMDKDGYISNGELFQVLKMMVGNNLKDTQLQQIVDKTIINADKDGDGRISFEEFCAVVGGLDIHKKMVVDV